A stretch of Myroides oncorhynchi DNA encodes these proteins:
- the cas3 gene encoding CRISPR-associated helicase Cas3': protein MVSLFAKSSPEWTTLKDHLLHVSLAAQKFATYLGIDEKIAINGALLHDLGKGHPFFQKRLQGKDNTRRIFRHELSSLFFLSAFPVEHKDALIEMVVAHHKSIDDDGGILYLEENDDYISFHLGQWESWSVAVLEVLKECGITVDQISREEAEANYDYALNYVQEHSKEKRWSQWRGLLMGADHFASAQIHKTEKVVNRLFQIPNLSFYNRQHELYPLSCEDADSSKKHTIVVASTGAGKTDYLLRRCRGRVFYTLPFQASINAMYNRLGNDLEKDNPNIDIRVQHSSSIVVKRNGNDDTSLQNLMGSAVKVLTPHQLATLAFGLKGYEALILDVKGCDVILDEVHTYSGVSQALVLKVIEVLKEIDCRIHIGTATMPTVLYNKILELLGDDVFEMKLKKEQLDQFNRHIVYKIKQDNVFSIIKEGVLANKKVLVVCNKVQNAIEVYEDLVQQYPNIPILLLHSRFKRADRNEKERLLLGIDQKGQAIGAYNTSCESCIVVSTQIVEVSLDISFDVIITETAPLDALIQRFGRVNRKRNKDTIGKLKDVYVIEPGETQKDVRPYMFDAIQKTYAVLPDADVLQERDVQQMMDSVFQQLNLMDIENHTVFKQGGKWNQPVLTHNSKSVLIDLLQIESVVCITEEDRELYEKCNDFEIRLMLEIPTYYYTVEKLEQLKVGNKPFIIPSYAYSKESGLSIDKLKSELNNVINQLL, encoded by the coding sequence ATGGTAAGCTTATTCGCAAAATCATCACCAGAATGGACTACATTAAAAGATCATTTATTGCATGTTTCTTTAGCAGCACAGAAGTTCGCTACCTATTTAGGGATAGATGAAAAAATAGCTATTAATGGTGCTTTGCTTCATGATTTGGGCAAAGGACATCCTTTTTTTCAAAAGCGATTACAAGGAAAAGATAATACAAGAAGGATATTTAGACATGAACTATCATCCTTGTTTTTTCTATCTGCTTTTCCAGTAGAACATAAAGATGCCTTAATTGAAATGGTAGTTGCCCACCATAAGTCCATTGACGATGATGGAGGTATACTTTATTTGGAAGAGAATGATGATTATATATCATTTCATTTAGGACAATGGGAAAGTTGGAGTGTTGCTGTTTTAGAAGTATTAAAAGAATGTGGAATTACAGTTGATCAAATTAGTAGAGAAGAAGCAGAGGCGAATTATGACTATGCTTTGAATTATGTGCAAGAGCATAGTAAGGAGAAAAGATGGTCGCAATGGAGAGGGCTATTAATGGGAGCTGATCATTTTGCATCTGCACAGATACATAAGACAGAAAAGGTTGTTAATAGATTATTCCAGATTCCTAATTTGTCATTTTATAACAGGCAGCATGAGTTATATCCATTGTCTTGTGAAGATGCTGATTCTTCTAAGAAACATACCATCGTAGTTGCAAGTACGGGAGCTGGAAAAACAGATTATTTGTTGCGTAGATGTAGAGGACGTGTTTTTTATACTTTACCTTTTCAAGCATCTATTAATGCAATGTATAACAGATTAGGTAATGATTTAGAAAAAGACAACCCTAATATTGATATAAGAGTACAACATTCATCATCTATTGTAGTTAAGCGCAACGGCAATGATGATACTTCTCTTCAAAATCTTATGGGCTCAGCAGTAAAGGTGTTAACTCCACATCAATTAGCTACACTTGCCTTTGGATTAAAGGGGTATGAGGCATTGATATTAGATGTTAAAGGATGCGATGTTATTTTAGATGAAGTACATACCTATTCAGGTGTATCACAGGCCTTAGTGCTAAAGGTAATCGAGGTATTAAAAGAAATAGATTGTAGAATACATATAGGTACAGCTACTATGCCTACTGTTTTATATAATAAAATATTAGAGTTATTAGGAGATGATGTCTTTGAAATGAAGCTAAAAAAAGAGCAATTAGATCAATTTAACAGACATATCGTTTATAAGATAAAACAAGACAATGTTTTTAGTATAATAAAAGAAGGAGTTCTTGCAAATAAAAAGGTTCTTGTTGTGTGTAATAAAGTACAGAATGCTATAGAAGTTTATGAAGATTTAGTTCAGCAGTATCCCAACATACCTATTCTTTTGTTACACAGTAGATTTAAACGAGCAGATAGAAATGAAAAGGAGAGATTACTCTTAGGTATAGATCAGAAAGGACAGGCCATTGGAGCCTATAATACTAGTTGTGAAAGTTGTATTGTTGTTTCAACTCAAATAGTAGAGGTTAGCTTGGATATCAGCTTTGATGTGATTATTACAGAGACAGCACCTTTAGATGCTTTGATACAAAGATTTGGACGAGTAAATAGAAAGAGAAACAAAGATACTATAGGGAAGTTAAAGGATGTATATGTGATAGAACCTGGCGAGACACAAAAAGACGTTAGACCTTATATGTTTGATGCTATTCAGAAGACTTACGCTGTATTGCCTGATGCGGATGTACTTCAAGAGCGGGATGTTCAACAGATGATGGATAGTGTATTTCAGCAGTTAAACTTAATGGATATTGAGAATCACACTGTATTTAAGCAAGGCGGCAAGTGGAACCAACCAGTACTTACTCATAATTCAAAGTCTGTGTTAATTGATTTGTTGCAGATAGAAAGTGTAGTATGTATAACTGAAGAGGATCGAGAATTATATGAGAAATGTAATGATTTTGAAATACGATTAATGTTAGAAATACCAACCTATTATTATACAGTTGAAAAATTAGAGCAATTAAAGGTTGGAAATAAGCCATTTATAATACCGTCTTATGCTTATAGCAAAGAATCTGGACTAAGTATTGATAAACTTAAAAGTGAACTGAATAATGTAATAAATCAATTGTTATGA
- a CDS encoding CRISPR-associated protein Cas4 — translation MAYYHVCLRKLWLFANGITMEHTSQIVAEGKLIAETTYLDRSRKYTELAIGNIVIDFYDAKNQTIHEVKKSSKIEKAHIAQVKYYLFILNKHGVVEPKAIIEYPKLKHRDFILWDESFRVEILQWLSNIDKVVTNSNCPELEKKSICKKCSYYELCYIDEQ, via the coding sequence ATGGCATACTATCATGTATGTTTACGCAAACTGTGGCTGTTTGCAAACGGTATTACTATGGAACATACTTCCCAAATAGTGGCAGAAGGAAAGCTAATCGCTGAAACGACTTATTTAGATCGATCAAGGAAATATACAGAATTGGCAATAGGAAATATAGTTATTGACTTTTATGACGCTAAAAATCAAACTATTCATGAGGTGAAAAAGTCTAGTAAAATAGAGAAAGCTCATATTGCACAAGTTAAATATTACCTTTTTATATTGAATAAACATGGGGTAGTTGAGCCTAAAGCTATAATAGAGTATCCTAAACTTAAACATCGTGATTTTATATTATGGGATGAGAGTTTTAGGGTAGAAATATTACAATGGTTAAGCAATATTGATAAGGTAGTTACTAATAGTAATTGCCCTGAATTAGAGAAGAAAAGTATTTGCAAAAAATGCTCTTATTATGAACTTTGCTATATTGATGAACAATGA